A single window of Vigna unguiculata cultivar IT97K-499-35 chromosome 1, ASM411807v1, whole genome shotgun sequence DNA harbors:
- the LOC114177193 gene encoding zinc transporter 1 — protein MITFQASSSTISNLLLVSCGFLLPTLVLGDCTCERDETKRSDSSAVLHYKLGSIASVLVAGALGVSLPLLSKRIPALNPKNDIFFMVKAFAAGVILATGFVHILPDAYESLTSPCLKENPWGKFPFTGFVAMMSSIGTLMVDSFATGFYHRQHFNPSKQVPADEEIADEHAGHIHVHTHATHGHAHGAPLSSQDSETSEVIRQRIISQVLEIGIVVHSVIIGLSLGTAGSIDTIKPLLVALSFHQFFEGMGLGGCISQAEFESKSTAIMATFFSLTTPIGIAIGMGVSSAYKENSSTALTVEGVFNSASAGILIYMALVDLLAADFMNPRLQKNLKLQLGANMSLLLGSGCMSLLAKWA, from the exons ATGATAACTTTTCAAGCATCTTCAAGCACCATCTCAAACTTGCTCTTAGTTTCATGTGGTTTTCTCTTGCCAACCCTGGTATTAGGAGATTGCACATGTGAGAGAGATGAGACTAAAAGGAGTGACTCAAGTGCAGTGCTTCACTACAAACTTGGGTCAATTGCTTCTGTGCTTGTTGCTGGGGCTCTTGGGGTGAGTCTTCCATTGCTGAGCAAAAGAATCCCTGCTCTTAATCCCAAGAATGACATATTCTTCATGGTTAAGGCCTTTGCTGCAGGGGTGATTCTTGCAACTGGGTTTGTCCACATACTTCCTGATGCATATGAAAGCTTGACTTCACCTTGCCTTAAGGAGAATCCATGGGGGAAGTTTCCCTTCACTGGCTTTGTTGCCATGATGTCCTCAATTGGGACCTTAATGGTGGACTCATTTGCCACAGGCTTCTACCACAGGCAACATTTTAACCCCTCCAAGCAGGTTCCTGCTGATGAAGAGATTGCAGATGAACATGCTGGTCACATACATGTTCACACTCATGCCACACATGGCCATGCTCATGGAGCACCTCTCTCCTCTCAGGATTCAGAAACGTCTGAAGTAATTAGGCAGCGCATCATATCACAA GTGTTGGAAATAGGAATTGTGGTCCATTCGGTGATAATTGGATTATCATTGGGAACTGCGGGGAGCATTGATACCATAAAACCTCTTCTGGTGGCCTTATCTTTCCATCAATTTTTTGAGGGGATGGGTCTTGGTGGTTGCATATCTCAG GCAGAGTTTGAGTCAAAGTCTACAGCAATTATGGCAACTTTTTTCTCCCTGACAACTCCAATTGGTATAGCAATTGGAATGGGAGTGTCAAGTGCTTATAAAGAGAATAGCTCAACTGCTTTAACTGTTGAAGGGGTCTTCAATTCTGCTTCTGCTGGGATTTTGATATATATGGCTCTGGTTGATCTTTTAGCAGCAGATTTTATGAACCCAAGATTGCAGAAAAATTTGAAGCTCCAACTAGGGGCAAATATGTCCCTTCTTTTAGGCTCTGGTTGTATGTCTCTGTTGGCCAAATGGGCTTAA